The DNA sequence cCACACATGAGCACAGTAATCATAGAGGGCCCACACATGAGCACAGTAATCACGGAGGGCCCCACACATGagcacagtaatcatggagggcccacacatgagcacagtaatcatggagggccccacacatgagcacagtaatcatggagggcccacacatgagcacagtaatcatggagggcctacacatgagcacagtaatcatggagggccCACACATGAGCACAGTAATTATGGAGGGCCCACACATGagcacagtaatcatggagggccTACACATGAGCACAGTAATTATGGAGGGCCTACACATGagcacagtaatcatggagggccCCACACATGAGCACAGTAATCATGGATGGCCTACACATGAGCACAGTAATTATGGAGGGCCCACACATGagcacagtaatcatggagggccTACACATGAGCACAGTAATTATGGAGGGGCCACATATGTGCACAGTTATCATGGAGGGCCCCACACATGAGCACAGTAATTATGGAGGGGCCACATATGTGCACAGTTATCATGGAGGGCCCCACATATGAGCACAGTAATTATGGAGGGGCTACATATGTGCACAGTTATCATGGAGGGCCCATACCTGagcacagtaatcatggagggccCACACATGACCACAGTAATCACGGAGGGCCCACACATGagcacagtaatcatggagggcccacacatgagcacagtaatcatggaggccccacacatgagcacagtaatcatggagggccgacacatgagcacagtaatcatggagggcccacacatgagcacagtaatcatggagggcccacacatgagcacagtaatcatggagggcccacacatgagcacagtaatcatggagggcccacacatgagcacagtaatcatggagggcccacacatgagcacagtaatcatggagggccCACACATGAGCACAGTTATCATGGAGGGCCTACACATGagcacagtaatcatggagggcccacacatgagcacagtaatcatggagggcctacacatgagcacagtaatcatggagggccCCACACATGAGCACAGTAATTATGGAGGGGCCACATATGTGCACAGTTATCATGGAGGGCCCACACATGagcacagtaatcatggagggcctacacatgagcacagtaatcatggagggccCACACATGAGCACAGTAATCATGAAGGGCCCACACATGagcacagtaatcatggagggccccacacatgagcacagtaatcatggagggcccacacatgagcacagtaatcatggagggccCATACCTGTgcacagtaatcatggagggcccatacctgagcacagtaatcatggagggccCATACCTGTgcacagtaatcatggagggcccatacctgagcacagtaatcatggagggccCATACCTGTgcacagtaatcatggagggcctacacatgagcacagtaatcatggagggcccacacaggagcacagtaatcatggagggccCACACATGAGCACAGTAATCATTGAGGGCCCATACCTGTgcacagtaatcatggagggcccatacctgagcacagtaatcatggagggccCATACCTGTgcacagtaatcatggagggcccacacatgagcacagtaatcatggagggcccatacctgagcacagtaatcatggagggccCATAACTGTgcacagtaatcatggagggcccacacatgagcacagtaatcatggagggcccacacatgagcacagtaatcatggagggcccacacatgagcacagtaatcatggagggccCATACCTGTgcacagtaatcatggagggcccacacatgagcacagtaatcatggagggccccacacatgagcacagtaatcatggaggggcccacacatgagcacagtaatcatggagggccCACACATGAGCACAGTTATCATGGAGGGCCTACACATGagcacagtaatcatggagggcccacacatgagcacagtaatcatggagggcctacacatgagcacagtaatcatggagggccCCACACATGAGCACAGTAATTATGGAGGGGCCACATATGTGCACAGTTATCATGGAGGGCCCACACATGagcacagtaatcatggagggcctacacatgagcacagtaatcatggagggccCACACATGAGCACAGTAATCATGAAGGGCCCACACATGagcacagtaatcatggagggccccacacatgagcacagtaatcatggagggcccacacatgagcacagtaatcatggagggccCATACCTGTGCACAGTAATCATGGAGGACCCATACCTGagcacagtaatcatggagggccCATACCTGTgcacagtaatcatggagggcccatacctgagcacagtaatcatggagggccCATACCTGTgcacagtaatcatggagggcctacacatgagcacagtaatcatggagggcccacacaggagcacagtaatcatggagggccCACACATGAGCACAGTAATCATTGAGGGCCCATACCTGTgcacagtaatcatggagggcccatacctgagcacagtaatcatggagggccCATACCTGTgcacagtaatcatggagggcccacacatgagcacagtaatcatggagggcccatacctgagcacagtaatcatggagggccCATACCTGTgcacagtaatcatggagggcccacacatgagcacagtaatcatggagggcccacacatgagcacagtaatcatggagggcccacacatgagcacagtaatcatggagggccCATACCTGTgcacagtaatcatggagggccCATACCTGTgcacagtaatcatggagggccCATACCTGTgcacagtaatcatggagggcccacacatgagcacagtaatcatggagggccccacacatgagcacagtaatcatggaggggcccacacatgagcacagtaatcatggagggcccacacatgagcacagtaatcatggagggccCATACCTGTgcacagtaatcatggagggccCATACCTGTgcacagtaatcatggagggccCATACCTGTgcacagtaatcatggagggccCATACCTGTgcacagtaatcatggaggggccacacatgagcacagtaatcatggagggccCATACCTGTgcacagtaatcatggagggccCATACCTGTgcacagtaatcatggagggccCATACCTGTgcacagtaatcatggaggggccacacatgagcacagtaatcatggagggccCATACCTGTgcacagtaatcatggagggcccacacatgagcacagtaatcatggagggcccacacatgagcacagtaatcatggagggcccacacatgagcacagtaatcatggagggccCATACCTGTgcacagtaatcatggagggTCCATACCTGTgcacagtaatcatggagggccCATACCTGTgcacagtaatcatggagggccccacacatgagcacagtaatcatggaggggcccacacatgagcacagtaatcatggagggcccacacatgagcacagtaatcatggagggccCATACCTGTgcacagtaatcatggagggccCATACCTGTgcacagtaatcatggaggggcccacacatgagcacagtaatcatggagggccCCACACATGAACACAATAATCATGGAGGGCCCACACATGagcacagtaatcatggagggcccacacatgagcacagtaatcatggagggccccacacatgagcacagtaatcatggagggcccacacatgagcacagtaatcatggagggcccacacatgagcacagtaatcatggagcgccccacacatgagcacagtaatcatggagggcccacacatgagcacagtaatcatggagggccCATACCTGTgcacagtaatcatggagggcccatacctgagcacagtaatcatggagggccCATACCTGTgcacagtaatcatggagggcccatacctgagcacagtaatcatggagggccCATACCTGTgcacagtaatcatggagggccTACACATGAGCACAATAATCATGGAGGGCCCACACAGGagcacagtaatcatggagggccCACACATGAGCACAGTAATCATTGAGGGCCCATACCTGTgcacagtaatcatggagggcccatacctgagcacagtaatcatggagggccCATACCTGTgcacagtaatcatggagggcccacacatgagcacagtaatcatggagggcccatacctgagcacagtaatcatggagggccCATACCTGTgcacagtaatcatggagggcccacacatgagcacagtaatcatggagggcccacacatgagcacagtaatcatggagggcccacacatgagcacagtaatcatggagggccCATACCTGTgcacagtaatcatggagggcccatacctgagcacagtaatcatggagggccCATACCTGTgcacagtaatcatggagggcccacacatgagcacagtaatcatggagggccccacacatgagcacagtaatcatggaggggcccacacatgagcacagtaatcatggagggcccacacatgagcacagtaatcatggagggccCATACCTGTgcacagtaatcatggagggccCATACCTGTgcacagtaatcatggagggccCATACCTGTgcacagtaatcatggagggccCATACCTGTgcacagtaatcatggaggggccacacatgagcacagtaatcatggagggccCATACCTGTGCACAGTAATCATGAAGGGCCCATACCTGTgcacagtaatcatggagggccCATACCTGTgcacagtaatcatggaggggccacacatgagcacagtaatcatggagggccCATACCTGTgcacagtaatcatggagggcccacacatgagcacagtaatcatggagggcccacacatgagcacagtaatcatggagggcccaaacatgagcacagtaatcatggagggccCATACCTGTgcacagtaatcatggagggccCATACCTGTgcacagtaatcatggagggccCATACCTGTgcacagtaatcatggagggcccacacatgagcacagtaatcatggagggccccacacatgagcacagtaatcatggaggggcccacacatgagcacagtaatcatggagggcccacacatgagcacagtaatcatggagggccCATACCTGTgcacagtaatcatggagggccCATACCTGTgcacagtaatcatggaggggcccacacatgagcacagtaatcatggagggccccacacatgagcacagtaatcatggagggccCCACACATGAGCACAGTAATCATCGAGGGCCCACACATGagcacagtaatcatggagggccCATACCTGTgcacagtaatcatggagggcccacacatgagcacagtaatcatggagggccCATACCTGTgcacagtaatcatggagggccCCACACATGAGCACAGTAATTATGGAGGGCCTACACATGagcacagtaatcatggagggcccacacatgagcacagtaatcatggagggccCATACCTGTgcacagtaatcatggagggcccacacatgagcacagtaatcatggagggccccacacatgagcacagtaatcatggagggcctacacatgagcacagtaatcatggagggccCACACATGAGCACAGTAATCATGGATGGCCCATACCTGTgcacagtaatcatggagggccCATACCTGTgcacagtaatcatggagggcccacacatgagcacagtaatcatggagggccCCACACATGAGCACAGTAATCGTGGAGGGCCTACACATGagcacagtaatcatggagggcctacacatgagcacagtaatcatggagggcccacacatgagcacagtaatcatggagggccCATTCCTGTgcacagtaatcatggagggGCCCACACACCTGAAAAGCACAGTACAAGATCTCTAATATGCTGTGCCTGTTAGAAACAAGTAACCAAAGACAACCTAAGTGTATATACCATTTTATGTGTACTGTCGGCTCTTTGACCATTTAGTACTGTGTCGTTCAATGTTAATTTGGTTGACAGACACACGGAGTGACTCTGTGCTCCTTCACACCAGGAAAATTGCCAGTTTCTCTCTGCCACAGAGAGAAATTTCTCAGAGAGAAATTTTCAGCATTTTGGGCCTGAAATCGTCTCGATTAACTACTTTGGCAAACTGCTTGCTCAAGTTAAAATATTTTGCAAACCTTTGCTTTCTGAACAACTTTCTGTTACCAGTGTTTAAAAACATTTTTCATAAGAGTTGAATAAAGTAATGGGTGTAAagaggagtgagtgtgtgtgtgtgtcagcgccCAGTGCATCTTCCTTCACCTTTTCTCGCCAGAATTTTTACAAGCGAAATGAATATTTTTCATGCAGgagcgtgtgtgtggtgttagaCTCGGGGCGCTCATGAGAGCTGAATTTCTTATGAGGGCTTCTCTTGCCTCAGCGTCCGTGAGGAGAGATGATTGTTCTCAGGGTCACCACAAGGGAAGGGGCAATGTTGGTGATTGTTATGATGTAGTCAGTATATAGGTGTGGGTTTGTTtcctggggtcaggtgtgggtttgtttcctggggtcaggtgtgggtttgTTTCCTGGGGTAAAGTGTGGGTTTGTTtcctggggtcaggtgtgggtttgtttcctggggtcaggtgtgggtttgTTTCCTAGGGTCAGGGTGGGGGTTTGTTtcctggggtcaggtgtgggtttgTTTCCTGGGGTCAGGGTGGGGGTTTGTTtcctggggtcaggtgtgggtttgTTTCCTGGGGTCAGGGTGGGGGTTTGTTTCCTGGGGTCAGGGTGGGGGTTTGTTTCCTGGGGTAAAGTGTGGGTTTGTTtcctggggtcaggtgtgggtttgTTTCCTGGGGTCAGGGTGGGGGTTTGTTtcctggggtcaggtgtgggtttgATTCCTGGGGTCAGGGTGGGGGTTTGTTTCCTGGGGTAAAGTGTGGGTTTGTTtcctggggtcaggtgtgggtttgTTTCCTAGGGTCAGGGTGGGGGTTTGTTTCCTGGGGTCAGATGTGGGTTTGTTtcctggggtcaggtgtgggtttgTTTCCTGGGGTCAGGGTGGGGGTTTGTTTCCTGGGGTCAGGGTGGGGGTTTGTTTCCTGGGGTAAAGTGTGGGTTTGTTtcctggggtcaggtgtgggtttgTTTCCTGGGGTCAGGGTGGGGGTTTGTTtcctggggtcaggtgtgggtttgATTCCTGGGGTCAGGGTGGGGGTTTGTTTCCTGGGGTAAAGTGTGGGTTTGTTtcctggggtcaggtgtgggtttgTTTCCTAGGGTCAGGGTGGGGGAAAGTTtcctggggtcaggtgtgggtttgtttcctggggtcaggtgtgggtttgTTTCCTGGGGTAAGGGTGAGGGTTTGTTtcctggggtcaggtgtgggtttgTTTCCTGGGGTCAGGTGGGGGTTTGTTTCCTGGGGTCAGGGTGGGGGTTATCTCCTGGGGTCAGGGTGGGGGTTGTCtcctggggtcaggtgtgggtttgTTTCCTGGGGTCAGGGTGGGGGTTTGTTtcctggggtcaggtgtgggtttgTTTCCTGGGGTCAGGGTGGGGGTTATCTCCTGGGGTCAGGGTGGGGGTTGTCtcctggggtcaggtgtgggtttgTTTCCTGGGGTCAGGGTGGGGGTTTGTTtcctggggtcaggtgtgggtttgtttcctggggtcaggtgtgggtttgTTTCCTGGGGTCAGGCGTGGGTTTGTTTTCTGGGGACAGGTGTGGGTTTGTTTCCTGGGGTCAGGGTGGGGGTTGTCtcctggggtcaggtgtgggtttgTTTCCTGGGGTCAGGGTAGGGGTTGTCtcctggggtcaggtgtgggtttgTTTCCTGGGGTCAGGGTGGGGGTTGTCtcctggggtcaggtgtgggtttgTTTCCTGGGGTCAGGGTGGGGGTTGTCtcctggggtcaggtgtgggtttgTTTCCTGGGGTCAGGGTGGGGGTTGTCTCCTGGGATCAGGTGTGGGTTTGTTTTCTGGGGTCAGGGTGGGGGTCTGTCTCCTGGGGTCAGGGGGTTTGTCTCCTGGGGTCAGGGGGGGTTGTCTCCTGGGGTCAGGGGGGTCTGTCtcctggggtcaggtgtgggtttgTTTCCTGGGGTCAGGGTGGGGATTGTCTCCTGGGGTCAGGGGGGTCTGTCtcctggggtcaggtgtgggtttgTTTCCTTGGGTCAGGGTAGGGGTTGTCTCCTGGGGTCAGGGGAGTCTGTCtcctggggtcaggtgtgggtttgTTTCCTGGGGTCAGGGTGGGGGGTTGTCTCCTGGGGTCAGGGGGTCTGTCTCCTGGGGTTAGGTGTGGGTTTGTTtcctggggtcaggtgtgggtttgTTTCCTGGGGTCAGGGTGGGGGTTGTCTCCTGGGGTCAGGGGGGTCTGTCtcctggggtcaggtgtgggtttgtttcctggggtcaggtgtgggtttgTTTCCTGGGGTCAGGGTGGGGGGTTGTCTCCTGGGGTCAGGGGGTCTGTCtcctggggtcaggtgtgggtttgtttcctggggtcaggtgtgggtttgTTTCCTGGGGTCAGGGTGGGGGTTGTCTCCTGGGGTCAGGGGGGTCTGTCtcctggggtcaggtgtgggtttgTTTccaggggtcaggtgtgggtttgTTTCCTGGGGTCAGGGTGGGGGTTGTCTCCTGGGGTCAGGGGGTCTGTCTCCTGGGGTCAGGAGTGGGTTTGTTtcctggggtcaggtgtgggtttgTTTCCTGGGGTCAGGGTGGGGGTTGTCTCCTGGGGTCAGGGGGGTCTGTCtcctggggtcaggtgtgggtttgtttcctggggtcaggtgtgggtttgTTTCCTGGGGTCAGGGTGGGGGTTGTCTCCTGGGGTCAGGGGGGTCTGTCtcctggggtcaggtgtgggtttgtttcctggggtcaggtgtgggtttgTCTCCTGGGGTCAGGTGGGGGTTTGTCTCCTGGGGTCAGGGTGGGGGTTTGTCTCCTGGGGTCAGGGTGGGGGTTTGTCTCCTGGGGTCAGGGTTGGGTTTGTTTCCTGGGGTCAGGGTGGGGGTTTGTTTCCTGGGGTCAGGGTGGGGGTTTGTCTGTTGGGGTCAGGGTGGGGGTTTGTCTCCTGGGGTCAGGGTGGGGGTTTGTCTCCTGGGGTCAGCGTGGGGGTTGTCTCCTGGGGTCAGGGTGGGGGTTGTCTCCTGGGGTCATTTGTGGCCCGCCTGAGGAAGGTCTCAGTACAAGAAGAAGTGCTGGGAAGTCTTGGGGCTGAGAGAGTCTGTCAAGTGTGGGGGGCGTGTGGTAGTCTTGACGGCGGCGTGTGGTAGGCTTGACGGCGGCGTGTGGTAGTCTTGACGGCGGCGTGTGGTAGGCTTGACGGCGGCGTGTGGTAGTCTTGACGGCGGCGTGTGGTAGGCTTGACGGCGGCGTGTGGTAGGCTTGACGGCGGCGTGTGGTAGGCTTCACGGCGGCGTGTGGTAGGCTTCACGGCGGCGTGTGGTAGGCTTGACGGCGGCGTGTGGTAGGCTTGACGGCGGCGTGTGGTAGGCTTCACGGCGGCGTGTGGTAGGCTTCACGGCGGCGTGTGGTAGGCTTGACGGCGGCGTGTGGTAGGCTTGACGGCGGCGTGTGGTAGTCTTGACGGCGGCGTGTGGTAGGCTTGACGGCGGCGTGTGGTAGGCTTGACGGCGGCGTGTGGTAGGCTTGACGGCGGCGTGTGGTAGGCTTCACGGCGGCGTGTGGTAGGCTTGACGGCGGCGTGTGGTAGGCTTGACGGCGGCGTGTGGTAGGCTTGACGGCGGCGTGTGGTAGGCTTCACGGCGGCGTGTGGTAGGCTTGACGGCGGCGTGTGGTAGGCTTGACGGCGGCGTGTGGTAGTCTTGACGGCGGCGTGTGGTAGGCTTGACGGCGGCGTGTGGTAGGCTTGACGGCGGCGTGTGGTAGGCTTGACGGCGGCGTGTGGTAGGCTTGACGGCGGCGTGTGGTAGGCTTGACGGCGGCGTGTGGTAGTCTTGACGGCGGCGTGTGGTAGTCTTGACGGCGGCGTGTGGTAGGCTTGACGGCGGCGTGTGGTAGGCTTGACGGCGGCGTGTGGTAGTCTTGACGGCGGCGTGTGGTAGGCTTGACGGCGGCGTGTGGTAGGCTTGACGGCGGCGTGTGGTAGTCTTGACGGCGGCGTGTGGTAGTCTTGACGGCGGCGTGTGGTAGTCTTGACGGCGGCGTGTGGTAGGCTTGACGGCGGCGTGTGGTAGGCTTGACGGCGGCGTGTGGTAGTCTTGACGGCGGCGTGTGGTAGGCTTGACGGCGGCGTGTGGTAGGCTTGACGGCGGCGTGTGGTAGTCTTGACGGCGGCGTGTGGTAGTCTTGACGGCGGCGTGTGGTAGGCTTGACGGCGGCGTGTGGTAGTCTTGACGGCGGCGTGTGGTAGTCTTGACGGCGGCGTGTGGTAGGCTTGACGGCGGCGTGTGGTAGTCTTGACGGCGGCGTGTGGTAGGCTTGACGGCGGCGTGTGGTAGGCTTGACGGCGGCGTGTGGTAGGCTTGACGGCGGCGTGTGGTAGGCTTGACGGCGGCGTGTGGTAGTCTTGACGGCGGCGTGTGGTAGGCTTGACGGCGGCGTGTGGTAGTCTTGACGGCGGCGTGTGGTAGGCTTGACGGCGGCGTGTGGTAGGCTTGATGGCGGCGTGTGGTAGGCTTGACGGCGGCGTGTGGTAGTCTTGACGGCGGCGTGTGGTAGTCTTGACGGCGGCGTGTGGTAGGCTTGACGGCGGCGTGTGGTAGGCTTGATGGCGGCGTGTGGTAGGCTTGACGGCGGCGTGTGGTAGGCTTGACGGCGGCGTGTGGTAGGCTTGACGGCGGCGTGTGGTAGGCTTGATGGCGGCGTGTGGTAGGCTTGACGGCGGCGTGTGGTAGGCTTGACGGCGGCGTGTGGTAGGCTTGACGGCGGCGTGTGGTAGTCTTGACGGCGGCGTGTGGTAGGCTTGACGGCGGCGTGTGGTAGTCTTGACGGCGGCGTGTGGTAGGCTTGACGGCGGCGTGTGGTAGGCTTGATGGCGGCGTGTGGTAGTCTTGACGGCGGCGTGTGGTAGGCTTGACGGCGGCGTGTGGTAGGCTTGACGGCGGCGTGTGGTAGTCTTGACGGCGGCGTGTGGTAGTCTTGACGGCGGCGTGTGGTAGTCTTGACGGCGGCGTGTGGTAGGCTTGACGGCGGCGTGTGGTAGGCTTGACGGCGGCGTGTGGTAGGCTTGACGGCGGCGTGTGGTAGGCTTGACGGCGGCCATAAAGGCAGTTACGAGCAATAATGTTGGTGGTTATGACGTCACGGGTCCAGGTTCCCGCCAGCCTCGCCACAAATCTCTCATTCCTTGTCAACGGTGTCTCTTGTTAGCCCCtttgtggggggggtgggggtgtgggggtgtgtggggggtgtgggggtgtgggggtgtagggggtgtggggggtgtggggggtgtgggggtgtgtgggggtgtgtgggggtgtgtggggtgtgtgggggtgtggggggtgtggggggtgtggggggtgtgggggtgtaggggcgtggggggtgtgggggtgtaggggcgtggggggtgtgggggtgtaggggggtgtcgggggtgtgggggtgtggggggtgtgggggtgttgggggtggggggtgggggtgtgaggggtgtgggggggggtttggctgaacacacacacacacacattgg is a window from the Procambarus clarkii isolate CNS0578487 chromosome 48, FALCON_Pclarkii_2.0, whole genome shotgun sequence genome containing:
- the LOC138351168 gene encoding serine/threonine-protein phosphatase 1 regulatory subunit 10-like, coding for MEGPHMSTVIMEGPHMSTVIMEGPHMSTVIMEGLHMSTVIMEGPHMSTVIMEGLHMSTVIMEGPTHEHSNYGGATYVHSYHGGPTHEHSNHGGPTHEHSNHGGPTHEHSNHEGPTHEHSNHGGPHT
- the LOC123764899 gene encoding serine/arginine repetitive matrix protein 1-like, whose translation is MAAVKPTTRRRQAYHTPPSSLPHAAVKPTTRRRQDYHTPPSRLPHAAVKTTTRRRQAYHTPPSSLPHAAVKTTTRRHQAYHTPPSSLPHAAVKTTTRRRQAYHTPPSRLPHAAVKPTTRRRQAYHTPPSSLPHAAIKPTTRRRQAYHTPPSSLPHAAVKPTTRRHQAYHTPPSSLPHAAVKTTTRRRQDYHTPPSSLPHAAIKPTTRRRQAYHTPPSRLPHAAVKPTTRRRQDYHTPPSSLPHAAVKPTTRRRQAYHTPPSSLPHAAVKTTTRRRQAYHTPPSRLPHAAVKTTTRRRQAYHTPPSRLPHAAVKTTTRRRQAYHTPPSSLPHAAVKTTTRRRQAYHTPPSSLPHAAVKTTTRRRQDYHTPPSRLPHAAVKPTTRRRQAYHTPPSRLPHAAVKPTTRRRQAYHTPPSRLPHAAVKTTTRRRQAYHTPPSSLPHAAVKPTTRRRQAYHTPPSSLPHAAVKTTTRRRQAYHTPPSSLPHAAVKPTTRRRQAYHTPPSSLPHAAVKPTTRRREAYHTPPSSLPHAAVKPTTRRRQAYHTPPSRLPHAAVKPTTRRRQAYHTPP